A window of Roseovarius sp. THAF27 contains these coding sequences:
- a CDS encoding amino acid ABC transporter permease, whose amino-acid sequence MDIELMQRVYPFFLQAAWVTIQLSVLTALLGLTCGALGAAMRLSRLAVFRFLGAAYVSVFRGTPALIQLFILYFGGPQVGIQLDAFEAGVIGLGVNVGAYMTETIRGAIISIPKGQREAARTLGLSRWQAFYNTTLPQAARLMVRPLGVNLNMLIKSTALVAAISVVELTYTAQRYIGSTYKPFEMFLLAGLLYMIIIYATGRAVAWLDRRVQIN is encoded by the coding sequence ATGGACATAGAGTTGATGCAAAGGGTCTATCCCTTCTTCCTGCAGGCCGCCTGGGTCACGATCCAACTGTCCGTGCTGACCGCCCTGCTCGGCCTTACGTGTGGCGCGCTCGGCGCGGCGATGCGCCTGTCGCGCCTCGCGGTCTTCCGTTTCCTCGGCGCGGCCTATGTCAGCGTCTTTCGCGGCACGCCCGCGCTCATCCAGCTTTTCATCCTCTATTTCGGCGGCCCCCAGGTCGGCATCCAGCTCGACGCGTTCGAGGCGGGCGTCATCGGCCTCGGCGTCAACGTGGGCGCCTACATGACCGAAACCATCCGAGGCGCGATCATCTCGATCCCCAAGGGCCAGCGCGAGGCGGCCCGCACCCTCGGCCTCAGCCGCTGGCAGGCGTTCTACAACACGACCCTGCCCCAGGCCGCGCGCCTGATGGTCCGCCCGCTCGGCGTCAACCTCAACATGCTGATCAAGTCCACGGCGCTGGTCGCGGCCATCTCGGTCGTGGAACTCACCTACACCGCCCAGCGCTACATCGGCTCCACCTACAAACCGTTCGAAATGTTCCTGCTCGCGGGCCTTCTCTACATGATCATCATCTACGCCACCGGCCGGGCCGTCGCCTGGCTCGATCGCCGCGTCCAGATCAACTGA
- a CDS encoding aspartate aminotransferase family protein, which produces MTDTTSYLFYQSRNPRPFLDHGEGIYLIDESGKRYIDGSSGAMVSNIGHSNPRVLAKMKAQMDKATFGYRLHFRTHPSEDLAAKTVAMTPDGLDRVFFVSGGSEAVESAVKLARQYALTQGHNGRYKVISRFPSYHGCTFGALDLTGYAPLRDPFAPMLSGMPKVAAPTTYLDRDNLTEEARGLKYAELLRDKILAEGPDTVLAFIMEPVGGASTGALVAPDSYYGRIREICDEFGVLLIYDEVMTGAGRTGKFLAAEHWGITPDIVSMSKGFGAGYAPLGAMVAGRRLVDPVLDAGGFAHGFTYAGNPLACAAGLAVLEEMEDHDLIGNAARMGDVLMTELRGLMDRYPFIGDVRGKGLLTAFEFVSDRTTMEPLDPALNAHDRLVELAYERGLILYSRRTRGGTKGDHFLVAPPLIITEDQIAEMMAILRDALDAFASEIGLPVENAA; this is translated from the coding sequence GTGACCGACACCACGTCCTACCTCTTCTACCAGTCGCGCAACCCGCGACCGTTCCTCGACCACGGCGAGGGGATCTACCTGATCGACGAGTCCGGCAAACGCTATATCGACGGATCTTCGGGCGCGATGGTCTCCAATATCGGCCACTCCAACCCGCGCGTGCTGGCCAAGATGAAAGCGCAGATGGACAAGGCCACCTTCGGCTATCGCCTGCATTTCCGCACCCACCCGTCCGAGGATCTGGCGGCGAAAACCGTCGCCATGACACCCGATGGACTTGACCGCGTCTTCTTCGTCTCCGGCGGCTCCGAGGCGGTGGAAAGCGCCGTGAAACTCGCCCGCCAGTATGCACTGACCCAGGGCCATAACGGCCGCTACAAGGTCATCTCGCGCTTTCCCTCCTACCACGGCTGCACTTTCGGCGCGCTCGACCTCACGGGCTATGCCCCCCTGCGAGACCCGTTCGCCCCGATGCTGAGCGGGATGCCCAAGGTCGCCGCCCCCACCACCTATCTCGACCGCGACAACCTGACGGAAGAGGCGCGCGGCCTGAAATACGCCGAGCTTCTGCGCGACAAGATCCTCGCCGAGGGCCCCGACACCGTGCTGGCCTTCATCATGGAGCCCGTCGGCGGCGCCTCCACCGGCGCGCTGGTCGCGCCCGACAGCTATTACGGCCGCATCCGCGAAATCTGCGACGAGTTCGGCGTGCTCCTGATCTACGATGAGGTCATGACCGGCGCGGGCCGCACCGGTAAATTCCTCGCCGCCGAACACTGGGGCATCACCCCCGATATCGTCTCCATGTCCAAGGGCTTCGGCGCGGGCTACGCGCCCCTTGGCGCTATGGTCGCGGGCCGCCGCCTCGTCGATCCGGTGCTTGACGCGGGCGGCTTCGCCCACGGCTTCACCTATGCCGGCAACCCGCTGGCCTGCGCCGCCGGCCTCGCCGTGCTGGAAGAGATGGAGGACCACGACCTCATCGGCAACGCCGCCCGGATGGGCGACGTCCTGATGACCGAACTGCGCGGCCTGATGGACCGCTACCCGTTCATCGGCGACGTGCGGGGAAAGGGCCTGCTGACCGCGTTCGAGTTCGTCTCCGACCGCACCACGATGGAACCGCTGGACCCCGCGCTCAACGCCCATGACCGGCTTGTCGAACTGGCCTACGAACGCGGTCTCATCCTCTATTCCCGCCGCACGCGCGGCGGCACCAAGGGCGACCATTTCCTCGTCGCCCCGCCCCTTATCATCACCGAAGACCAAATCGCCGAGATGATGGCAATCCTCCGCGACGCCCTCGACGCCTTCGCGTCAGAGATCGGCCTGCCCGTGGAGAACGCGGCATGA
- a CDS encoding LysR family transcriptional regulator, translating to MSLPQRRRFPWNLDWNLLRTFMVIVEQRGISKAASHLGLKQPTVSAALKRLEQSIGKTLVIRKPNEFTITRAGQVLYTECATIFGTVSQIPAILDEDKAELRGHLSIAITSSVISEHFDGVLNRFAQAHPGVTYSFTVFESDEVETMIKLNRASFGICLLTTMPKNLRTMVLYREYFGLYCGARHPLFGADAILPEDLEGEPFVAFQTEAEGGPLEAISQLRARLNLSRNWRGVSSSLNEIRRMIMANVGIGALPLHVAAQDVAAGRIRQLPPFDDLPMVDIYLLSNPSRRHSEAEAKFLEAVEDSLSRTALKDRTYGASAPV from the coding sequence ATGAGCCTGCCGCAGCGCCGTCGCTTTCCCTGGAACCTGGACTGGAACCTGTTGCGCACCTTCATGGTGATCGTCGAACAGCGCGGCATCTCGAAGGCGGCGAGCCATCTGGGCCTGAAACAGCCCACGGTCTCGGCGGCTTTGAAGCGGCTGGAGCAGAGCATCGGCAAGACGCTGGTGATCCGCAAACCCAACGAGTTCACCATCACGCGGGCGGGGCAGGTCCTGTATACCGAATGCGCGACGATCTTCGGCACGGTGTCGCAGATCCCGGCGATCCTGGACGAGGACAAGGCCGAGCTGCGCGGGCACTTGTCCATCGCGATCACCTCTTCGGTGATATCGGAACATTTCGACGGTGTGCTGAACCGCTTTGCGCAGGCGCATCCCGGCGTGACCTATTCCTTCACGGTGTTCGAGAGCGACGAGGTCGAGACGATGATAAAGCTCAACCGCGCCAGTTTCGGGATCTGCCTGCTGACGACGATGCCCAAGAACCTGAGGACGATGGTGCTTTACCGCGAATATTTCGGCCTTTACTGCGGCGCGCGGCATCCGTTGTTCGGGGCGGATGCGATCCTGCCGGAGGATCTGGAGGGCGAGCCGTTCGTGGCCTTCCAGACCGAGGCGGAAGGCGGACCGCTGGAGGCGATCTCGCAGCTGCGCGCCCGGCTGAACCTGTCGCGCAACTGGCGCGGCGTGTCGTCCAGCCTGAACGAGATCCGGCGCATGATCATGGCGAATGTGGGGATCGGGGCGCTGCCGCTGCACGTGGCGGCGCAGGACGTGGCGGCGGGTCGAATCCGCCAGCTGCCCCCGTTCGATGATCTGCCGATGGTCGACATATACTTGCTGAGCAACCCGTCGCGACGGCACTCCGAGGCGGAGGCGAAGTTCCTGGAGGCGGTCGAGGACAGCCTGTCACGGACCGCGCTGAAGGATCGGACCTATGGAGCGTCGGCGCCGGTCTGA
- a CDS encoding ArgE/DapE family deacylase produces the protein MTEDLKTRLCAAVDAGFDRQVAFLTDLTSHPSTRGNEQSAQDFMATELAARGYDIDRWQIDLDDIRHLPGFSPVLGPYEDAVNVVATHRSKTSKGRSLILNGHIDVVPAGPLDMWDSPPFAPHVTDGWLYGRGGGDMKAGLASNLFALDALRACGLAPAADVHFQSVVEEECTGNGALACLARGYKADAALIPEPFAEQLVSAQLGVLWFQVHLKGLPTHVAYAGTGANAIEAAFPLIQALHDMEHRWNDAANRPPEYAHMDHALNLNIGKFQGGDWTSSVPAWAVFDVRMGLFPGQSLDKAKQEIEQVIRDAAQQNAFLRNSPPELVYHGFHAEGYALSRDTSQTATNAVASLENAHQSVTGTPLTREPITATTDARFFGLYADTPALVYGPRAEAIHGFNERVDLESLRRVTQTTALFIADWCGTEEA, from the coding sequence ATGACCGAAGACCTCAAGACCCGCCTCTGCGCCGCCGTTGATGCCGGTTTCGACCGGCAAGTCGCGTTCCTGACCGACCTCACGTCGCACCCCTCGACACGCGGCAACGAACAATCGGCACAGGACTTCATGGCGACCGAACTCGCCGCGCGCGGCTACGACATCGACCGCTGGCAGATCGACCTCGACGACATCCGGCACCTCCCCGGCTTCTCTCCCGTCCTCGGTCCCTACGAGGACGCCGTGAACGTCGTCGCCACCCACCGCTCCAAAACCTCCAAGGGCCGCTCCCTCATCCTCAACGGCCATATCGACGTGGTCCCCGCCGGCCCCCTCGATATGTGGGACAGCCCCCCGTTCGCGCCGCATGTGACAGACGGCTGGCTCTACGGTCGCGGCGGCGGCGACATGAAGGCGGGCCTCGCCTCCAACCTCTTCGCCCTCGACGCGCTCCGCGCCTGCGGCCTCGCCCCGGCCGCGGACGTCCACTTCCAATCCGTCGTCGAGGAGGAATGCACCGGCAACGGCGCGCTCGCCTGTCTCGCGCGCGGCTACAAAGCCGACGCCGCGCTCATCCCCGAACCCTTCGCCGAACAACTGGTCAGCGCCCAGCTTGGCGTCCTGTGGTTCCAGGTCCACCTCAAGGGCCTGCCCACCCATGTGGCCTATGCAGGCACAGGCGCCAACGCCATCGAGGCGGCCTTTCCACTGATCCAGGCCCTGCACGACATGGAACACCGCTGGAATGACGCGGCCAACCGCCCGCCCGAATACGCCCACATGGACCACGCGCTCAACCTCAACATCGGCAAGTTCCAGGGCGGCGACTGGACCAGTTCCGTCCCGGCCTGGGCCGTCTTCGACGTGCGCATGGGGCTATTCCCCGGCCAGTCTCTCGACAAAGCAAAACAGGAAATCGAACAGGTCATCCGCGACGCCGCACAACAAAACGCCTTCCTGCGCAATTCCCCGCCCGAGCTCGTCTATCACGGCTTTCACGCCGAAGGGTACGCGCTCTCCCGCGACACCTCGCAGACCGCCACCAACGCCGTCGCGTCACTGGAAAACGCCCACCAAAGCGTCACCGGCACCCCCCTCACCCGCGAGCCCATCACCGCCACCACCGACGCGCGCTTCTTCGGCCTCTACGCCGACACGCCCGCGCTTGTCTACGGCCCCCGGGCCGAGGCGATCCACGGCTTCAACGAACGGGTCGACCTCGAAAGCCTCCGCCGCGTCACCCAAACCACAGCACTCTTTATCGCCGACTGGTGCGGCACCGAGGAGGCCTGA
- a CDS encoding transporter substrate-binding domain-containing protein codes for MTIRRTVLKSVVAAMGLAVAGLAPAAAEELETLKEKGVIRIAMSGAYPPFNFVNDQNEVVGFDPAIGTEMAKRMGLEAEIVTTAWDGIIGGLLSNKYDVIVGSMTITEERDEVVDFVGPYYSDKRAIFTQPGSGITSLEDLEGKKVGLTLGETHEDWARERGYNVSTYKGLPELLLELENGRVDAIVNDSIAAILAMGEKGQEYEMFADPTTEPFGAGIAIREGSPELAAAMQEALDSMMEDGTYMEIAEKWVGADIR; via the coding sequence ATGACAATCCGCCGAACCGTTCTGAAATCCGTTGTCGCGGCCATGGGCCTTGCCGTGGCGGGCCTCGCCCCCGCCGCCGCGGAAGAACTTGAAACCCTTAAGGAAAAGGGTGTCATCCGCATTGCGATGTCCGGCGCCTACCCGCCGTTCAACTTCGTCAACGACCAGAACGAGGTGGTGGGCTTCGACCCCGCCATCGGCACCGAGATGGCCAAGCGCATGGGGCTCGAGGCCGAGATCGTCACCACCGCGTGGGACGGAATCATCGGCGGGCTTCTGTCCAACAAGTACGACGTCATCGTCGGCTCCATGACCATCACCGAGGAGCGGGACGAGGTCGTGGATTTCGTCGGCCCCTATTATTCCGACAAGCGCGCCATCTTCACCCAGCCCGGCTCGGGCATCACCAGCCTCGAGGATCTCGAAGGCAAGAAGGTCGGCCTGACCCTGGGGGAAACCCACGAGGACTGGGCGCGCGAGCGTGGATACAACGTCAGCACCTACAAGGGCCTGCCCGAACTGCTCCTGGAGCTTGAAAACGGCCGCGTCGACGCCATCGTGAACGATTCCATCGCCGCCATCCTCGCCATGGGCGAGAAGGGCCAGGAATACGAGATGTTCGCCGACCCCACGACCGAACCCTTCGGCGCGGGCATCGCCATCCGCGAAGGCAGCCCCGAACTGGCCGCCGCCATGCAGGAGGCGCTGGATTCCATGATGGAAGACGGCACCTACATGGAAATCGCCGAAAAATGGGTCGGCGCGGACATCCGCTAA
- a CDS encoding acetyl-CoA C-acyltransferase, producing MRDSVIVSTARTPIGKAYRGAFNNLTAPSLAAPAVRAALARAGLEGAEVEDAIFGSALTQGTSGVNVARHIAQASGLPDSVAGATIDRQCASGLNALAIASHMVRAEGVDVALAGGLDSISLVQNDHWNAHRYRDPLVPDSYYMAMLDTAEVVAARYGVTRAAQDAYALQSQQRTAKAQEAGLFADEIIPVETTKLETDKTTKETYEEPVRLSEDECNRPGTTAEGLANLQPVRGEGKTVTAGNASQLSDGAAALVVMSEAEATRRNLTPLGALRGFAVAGVAPQEMGIGPVHAIPRLLDRAGLSTDDIDLWEINEAFAAQLLHCRDTLGIPDDKLNVNGGAISIGHPYGMSGARMAGHILLEGRRRGARWGVVSMCVGGGQGAAGLLEIF from the coding sequence ATGCGCGACTCCGTCATCGTCTCCACCGCCCGCACACCCATCGGCAAGGCCTATCGTGGCGCCTTCAACAATCTCACGGCCCCCAGTCTGGCCGCGCCCGCCGTCCGCGCCGCGCTCGCCCGCGCCGGGCTTGAGGGTGCCGAGGTAGAGGACGCCATCTTCGGCTCCGCGCTCACGCAAGGCACCTCCGGCGTCAACGTCGCCCGCCATATCGCGCAAGCATCCGGCCTGCCCGACAGCGTCGCGGGCGCCACCATCGACCGCCAATGCGCCTCGGGCCTGAACGCGCTCGCCATCGCCTCGCACATGGTCCGGGCCGAGGGCGTGGACGTGGCCCTCGCCGGTGGCCTCGACAGCATTTCCCTCGTCCAGAACGATCACTGGAACGCCCACCGCTACCGCGACCCATTGGTGCCCGACAGCTATTACATGGCCATGCTGGACACCGCCGAGGTCGTCGCCGCCCGCTACGGCGTCACCCGCGCCGCACAAGACGCCTATGCCCTGCAAAGCCAGCAGCGCACCGCCAAGGCGCAGGAAGCCGGCCTTTTCGCCGACGAGATCATCCCCGTCGAGACCACCAAGCTCGAAACCGACAAGACCACCAAGGAAACCTACGAAGAGCCCGTCCGCCTCTCCGAGGACGAGTGCAACCGCCCCGGCACCACCGCCGAGGGGCTCGCCAACCTCCAGCCGGTACGCGGCGAGGGCAAGACCGTCACCGCCGGCAATGCCAGCCAGCTCTCCGACGGCGCCGCTGCCCTCGTCGTGATGTCCGAAGCCGAAGCCACCCGCCGCAACCTCACGCCCCTGGGCGCCCTGCGCGGCTTCGCCGTCGCCGGTGTCGCGCCGCAGGAGATGGGCATCGGCCCCGTCCACGCCATCCCCCGCCTGCTCGACCGCGCGGGCCTCTCCACGGACGACATCGACCTTTGGGAAATCAACGAGGCCTTCGCCGCGCAGCTTCTCCATTGCCGTGACACGCTGGGCATCCCCGACGACAAGCTGAACGTCAACGGCGGCGCCATCTCCATCGGCCACCCCTACGGCATGTCCGGCGCCCGCATGGCCGGGCATATCCTGCTCGAAGGCCGCCGCCGGGGCGCCAGATGGGGCGTCGTCTCCATGTGTGTCGGCGGCGGCCAGGGCGCCGCCGGCCTTCTTGAAATCTTCTGA
- a CDS encoding amino acid ABC transporter ATP-binding protein, translated as MTDTEHFVEIKHAQKSFGKLEVLKDISLNVARGQIVAIIGPSGSGKSTLLRAINDLDALTGGEIWLDGVQVNRDLPYRQYEKHINQMRQDIGMVFQHFNLFPHMTARDNVTMAPKLLKGLSKAEADALAEEQLDKVGMLERIDYYPSQLSGGQKQRVAIARALAMKPKLMLFDEATSALDPELVDEVNQVMKKLAEEHMTMIIVTHEMDFAASVCDRVLFMDKGVVVEEGPPSVVFKNPTKERTREFLRKHLAGAK; from the coding sequence ATGACCGACACCGAACATTTCGTCGAAATCAAGCACGCCCAGAAATCCTTCGGCAAGCTCGAGGTGCTCAAGGACATCAGCCTCAACGTCGCGCGCGGCCAGATCGTGGCGATCATCGGCCCCTCCGGCTCGGGCAAATCCACGCTTCTGCGCGCGATCAACGACCTCGACGCGCTGACCGGCGGCGAAATCTGGCTCGACGGTGTGCAGGTGAACCGCGATCTGCCCTACCGCCAGTACGAAAAGCACATCAACCAGATGCGCCAGGACATCGGCATGGTGTTCCAGCACTTCAATCTTTTCCCCCACATGACCGCCCGCGACAACGTCACCATGGCGCCCAAGCTGCTCAAGGGCCTTTCCAAGGCCGAAGCCGACGCACTGGCCGAGGAACAGCTCGACAAGGTCGGGATGCTGGAACGGATCGACTATTACCCCTCGCAACTCTCCGGCGGCCAGAAGCAGCGCGTCGCCATCGCCCGCGCGCTCGCCATGAAGCCCAAGCTGATGCTCTTTGACGAGGCCACCTCCGCCCTCGACCCCGAATTGGTGGACGAGGTGAACCAGGTCATGAAGAAACTGGCCGAGGAACACATGACTATGATCATCGTCACCCACGAGATGGATTTCGCGGCCTCGGTCTGCGACCGCGTGCTCTTCATGGACAAGGGCGTCGTGGTGGAGGAAGGCCCGCCCAGCGTGGTCTTCAAGAACCCCACCAAGGAACGCACCCGCGAATTTCTTCGCAAACATCTTGCAGGCGCCAAGTGA
- a CDS encoding CoA transferase subunit A: MRLPDKRTSIEAAIAQIKDGATVMVGGFGVPGTPMTLIRALVAHGARDLTLIKNDANEPGMGIDHLLLSGQVKRLITTHLGLNSHAISLMNSGAIEVEFNAQGILAERIRAGGAGIGAILSDIGIDTELARGKQVVEMNGTPYLVEPALRADVALIHADTADPFGNLAYVATAQNFNPLMAMAAPLVIAEAERVVPLGQLDPNAVHTPGVFVDHVTELLEISEDYAVVRR, encoded by the coding sequence ATGAGGCTCCCCGACAAGCGCACCTCCATCGAGGCCGCTATCGCCCAGATCAAGGACGGCGCGACCGTCATGGTCGGCGGCTTCGGCGTCCCCGGCACGCCCATGACCCTGATCCGCGCCCTCGTCGCGCACGGCGCGCGCGACCTCACGCTCATCAAGAACGACGCCAACGAGCCCGGCATGGGCATCGACCACCTGCTGTTAAGCGGACAGGTCAAGCGCCTCATCACCACGCATCTCGGCCTCAACAGCCACGCCATCAGCCTGATGAATTCCGGCGCGATCGAGGTGGAGTTCAACGCCCAAGGCATCCTGGCCGAGCGCATCCGCGCAGGCGGCGCCGGCATCGGCGCGATCCTCAGCGATATCGGCATCGACACCGAACTCGCTCGCGGCAAGCAGGTGGTCGAGATGAACGGCACGCCCTACCTCGTCGAGCCTGCCCTGCGCGCCGACGTGGCCCTCATCCACGCCGACACTGCCGACCCGTTCGGCAACCTCGCCTATGTCGCCACCGCGCAAAACTTCAACCCGCTCATGGCCATGGCCGCGCCCTTGGTGATCGCCGAGGCCGAGCGTGTCGTGCCCCTGGGACAGCTTGACCCCAACGCCGTCCACACCCCCGGCGTCTTCGTCGACCACGTCACGGAACTGCTTGAGATATCAGAGGATTACGCTGTTGTCCGACGCTAG
- a CDS encoding 3-oxoacid CoA-transferase subunit B: protein MSDARDRMVARAAREIAPGMVVNLGIGLPTRVVNHLPADFPVCLHTENGMTGIGPALSPDRADRNLIDAGGAYVTPVPGSAYFDSATSFAVVRSGRLDLTMLGAFEVSQTGDLANWKIPGKFSPGAGGGIELAQKARRVAVLTTHTDRAGNPKLKQTCALPLSASACVTRIFTDLAVIDVTPDGFALTELAEGTRVDDVQRATDAPLSIPDTPIPTF, encoded by the coding sequence TTGTCCGACGCTAGGGATCGCATGGTCGCCCGCGCCGCGCGCGAGATTGCTCCGGGCATGGTCGTCAACCTCGGCATCGGCCTGCCGACACGCGTCGTGAACCACCTGCCCGCCGATTTCCCCGTCTGCCTGCACACGGAAAACGGCATGACCGGCATCGGCCCCGCCCTCTCTCCCGACCGGGCCGACCGCAACCTGATCGACGCAGGCGGCGCCTATGTCACACCCGTTCCCGGCTCCGCCTACTTCGACAGCGCCACCAGCTTCGCCGTGGTCCGCTCGGGCCGGCTGGATCTCACCATGCTCGGCGCCTTCGAAGTCAGCCAGACCGGCGACCTCGCCAACTGGAAGATCCCCGGCAAGTTCAGCCCCGGCGCGGGCGGCGGCATCGAACTGGCGCAAAAGGCCCGCCGCGTTGCCGTGCTCACCACCCACACCGACCGCGCCGGAAACCCCAAGCTGAAGCAAACCTGCGCCCTGCCCCTCTCGGCCAGCGCCTGCGTCACTCGCATCTTCACCGACCTCGCCGTGATCGACGTCACCCCTGACGGCTTCGCCCTGACCGAACTCGCCGAAGGCACCAGGGTTGACGACGTGCAACGCGCCACCGACGCCCCCCTTTCGATTCCCGACACGCCAATTCCGACTTTCTGA
- a CDS encoding amidohydrolase: MTTLPSNQIAYLTALRQDLHRQPEVSGDEVETAKRITRELTALGADRIWQGLGGHGVAAEFTGRAPGPTVLLRSELDGLPIREINDIPHASQIDGKGHLCGHDGHMATLMGVAMRLATRPARGRVILLFQPAEETGAGAQAVIEDPQWPQIRPDYAFAYHNVPGLPLGEIGLRSGPANCASRGMQILFTGKSSHAAAPEDGLSPGPAMATLMMALPALSQGTIADTDFALATLTHANLGEPAFGIAPADGELRVTLRTMTNEGMDRLIEAATAQVTAARGDLTLDIHWHDVFRGVVNDTDATDIARHVAHDLGHEVNEMPTPMRWSEDFGRIGDDGAKATMLYVGAGTDMPQLHNPDYDFPDALLPVVIDQFAGIVDRLLGLPDT, from the coding sequence ATGACCACGCTGCCCTCCAACCAGATCGCCTACCTCACCGCCCTGCGCCAGGACCTGCACCGCCAGCCCGAGGTCTCCGGCGACGAGGTCGAGACGGCAAAGCGCATCACCCGCGAACTTACCGCCCTCGGGGCAGACCGCATCTGGCAGGGCCTCGGCGGCCACGGCGTCGCCGCCGAATTCACCGGGCGCGCGCCGGGCCCCACGGTCCTTTTGCGCTCTGAACTCGACGGTCTGCCGATCCGCGAGATCAACGACATCCCCCATGCCTCGCAGATCGACGGCAAGGGTCACCTCTGCGGCCATGACGGCCACATGGCCACGCTGATGGGCGTCGCCATGCGCCTCGCAACCCGCCCCGCCAGGGGCCGCGTCATCCTGCTCTTCCAGCCGGCCGAGGAAACCGGCGCGGGCGCGCAGGCCGTCATCGAGGACCCGCAATGGCCCCAGATCCGGCCTGACTACGCCTTCGCCTACCACAACGTCCCGGGGCTGCCCTTGGGCGAGATCGGCCTGCGCTCCGGCCCCGCGAACTGCGCCTCGCGCGGGATGCAGATCCTGTTCACCGGCAAAAGCTCTCACGCCGCCGCGCCCGAGGACGGCCTGTCGCCCGGCCCCGCCATGGCGACGCTGATGATGGCCCTTCCCGCGCTCAGCCAAGGCACCATTGCCGACACAGATTTCGCCCTCGCCACCCTCACCCATGCCAACCTGGGCGAGCCCGCCTTCGGCATCGCCCCCGCCGATGGAGAACTGCGCGTCACCCTGCGCACCATGACCAATGAGGGCATGGACCGGCTGATCGAGGCTGCGACGGCGCAAGTAACAGCCGCCCGGGGCGATCTGACGCTCGATATCCATTGGCACGATGTCTTTCGCGGCGTGGTCAACGACACCGACGCCACCGACATCGCCCGCCATGTGGCCCATGATCTCGGGCACGAGGTCAACGAGATGCCCACCCCCATGCGCTGGTCCGAGGATTTCGGGCGCATCGGCGATGACGGCGCCAAGGCCACGATGCTCTATGTCGGCGCGGGCACCGACATGCCCCAGCTGCACAACCCCGATTACGATTTCCCCGATGCGCTCCTGCCCGTCGTGATCGACCAGTTCGCCGGCATCGTCGACCGCCTCCTGGGCCTGCCAGACACATGA
- a CDS encoding amino acid ABC transporter permease, translating into MGLDFTVVPEHLDVILLGCLWTIFIAVAAALVSFFGGIIFAVIALYAPWIIRQPFRLLEWVFMGTPLLLQLFLIYFGLVQIGIDLPAFVAGIIGLGLHFAVYNSELIQTAILSVDKGQMEAARTVGLSRGQALRKVVIPQAVRDVIPPIGNNMIALLKDSALVSVIGVSELTLSAQRAIGATYRPFEFYLVAAAFYYVINLCMEWVQRRIERRIAISR; encoded by the coding sequence ATGGGCCTCGACTTCACGGTTGTTCCGGAACACCTCGACGTGATCCTGCTGGGTTGCCTCTGGACGATCTTCATCGCCGTCGCCGCCGCGCTCGTCAGCTTCTTCGGCGGCATCATTTTCGCGGTCATCGCGCTTTACGCGCCGTGGATCATCCGCCAGCCCTTCCGCCTGCTGGAATGGGTCTTCATGGGCACGCCGCTGCTCCTGCAGCTCTTCCTGATCTATTTCGGCCTCGTGCAGATCGGCATCGACCTGCCCGCCTTTGTCGCCGGCATCATCGGGCTGGGCCTGCACTTCGCGGTCTACAATTCCGAACTGATCCAGACCGCCATCCTGTCCGTCGACAAGGGCCAGATGGAGGCCGCCCGCACCGTCGGCCTCAGCCGTGGCCAAGCGCTGCGCAAGGTGGTCATCCCGCAAGCCGTGCGCGACGTGATCCCGCCCATCGGCAACAACATGATCGCGCTTCTGAAGGACAGCGCGCTGGTGTCTGTGATCGGCGTCAGCGAACTGACCCTCTCGGCCCAGCGCGCGATCGGCGCGACCTATCGCCCGTTCGAGTTCTACCTCGTCGCCGCCGCCTTCTACTACGTCATCAACCTCTGCATGGAATGGGTGCAGCGCCGCATCGAGCGCCGCATCGCAATCTCGCGCTGA